In Drosophila yakuba strain Tai18E2 chromosome 2R, Prin_Dyak_Tai18E2_2.1, whole genome shotgun sequence, a single genomic region encodes these proteins:
- the LOC6529309 gene encoding uncharacterized protein LOC6529309, translating to MRPTLQTLISVLWLVYAFAWDNTDYNYHGIEFVDYADEGASSYSDESPDWDFFDFWRRLFDR from the coding sequence ATGCGTCCAACACTCCAGACCCTCATTAGTGTCCTGTGGCTGGTCTACGCCTTCGCCTGGGATAATACCGACTACAACTATCACGGAATCGAGTTCGTGGACTACGCCGACGAGGGAGCTAGCTCCTATAGCGATGAATCTCCAGACTGGGATTTCTTTGACTTTTGGAGGCGGTTGTTCGACCGTTAG
- the LOC6529307 gene encoding cuticle protein CP14.6: MTLTHASFAALVLALCCLSFIQAQPQRGIPPPRGNSFDANAVILKQNFDQNPDGSYQYNYETSNGIRADEAGYLKNPGSQIEAQVMQGSYSYTGPDGVVYTITYIADENGYRAEGAHIPTPPPVRAAAAPGRFFK, encoded by the exons ATGACGCTCACCCACGCCTCCTTCGCAGCCCTCGTCTTGGCCCTCTGCTGCCTCAGTTTCATTCAGGCCCAGCCTCAACGCGGAATTCCCCCACCCCGCGGAAACTCCTTCGACGCGAACGCGGTGATCCTCAAGCAGAACTTCGACCAGAATCCCGATGGCTCCTATCAATACAA CTACGAGACGAGCAACGGAATCCGAGCGGATGAGGCTGGCTATCTGAAGAACCCGGGCAGTCAGATCGAGGCTCAG GTGATGCAGGGCTCCTACTCGTACACCGGACCCGATGGCGTGGTCTACACCATCACCTACATTGCTGATGAGAACGGATACCGCGCCGAAGGTGCCCACATACCCACTCCGCCTCCAGTTCGCGCCGCCGCCGCTCCCGGAAGATTCTTCAAATAA
- the LOC6529310 gene encoding neuropeptide-like protein 32 has product MRLTLLALIGVLCLACAYALDDSENNDQVVGLLDVADQGANHANDGAREARQWGYGGRGGGGWGGRGGWGGGGWGGRGGGWGGRGGGWGGRGGGWGGRGGGWYGR; this is encoded by the coding sequence ATGCGTCTAACACTTCTGGCCCTCATCGGTGTCCTGTGCCTGGCCTGTGCCTACGCCTTGGATGACTCCGAGAACAACGATCAGGTGGTCGGACTCCTGGACGTTGCCGATCAGGGAGCGAACCATGCCAACGATGGAGCCCGAGAGGCGCGCCAGTGGGGCTACGGCGGCCGAGGAGGCGGAGGATGGGGTGGCCGTGGAGGATGGGGCGGTGGAGGATGGGGCGGTCGTGGTGGCGGATGGGGCGGCCGTGGTGGCGGATGGGGAGGCCGTGGTGGAGGATGGGGCGGTCGAGGAGGTGGTTGGTATGGCCGATAG
- the LOC6529308 gene encoding odorant receptor 47a, protein MDSFLQVQKSTIALLGFDLFSENREMWKRPYRAMNVFGIAAIFPFIMAAVLHNWKNVMQLADAMVALLITILGLFKFSMILYLRRDFKRLIDKFRLLMSNEADQGEEYAEILNAANKQDQRMCTLFRTCFLLAWALNSVLPFVRMGFSYWQSGHAEPELPFPCLFPWNIHIIRNYVLSFVWSAFASTGVVLPAVSLDTIFCSFTSNLCAFFKIAQYKVVRFRGGSLKESQATLNKVFALYQTSLDMCSDLNQCYQPIICAQFFISSLQLCMLGYLFSITFAQSEGVYYASFIATIIIQAYIYCYCGENLKTESATFEWAIYDSPWHDSLGAGGASTSICRSLLISMMRAHRGFRITGYFFEANMEAFSSIVRTAMSYITMLRSFS, encoded by the exons ATGGACAGTTTCCTGCAAGTGCAGAAGAGCACCATCGCCCTTCTGGGATTTGATCTCTTCAGTGAAAACCGCGAAATGTGGAAGCGCCCCTATAGAGCGATGAATGTGTTTGGCATAGCTGCCATTTTCCCCTTCATCATGGCGGCCGTGCTCCATAACTGGAAGAACGTGATGCAGCTAGCCGATGCCATGGTGGCTCTACTAATAACCATCCTTGGCCTGTTCAAGTTCAGCATGATACTCTACTTGCGTCGCGATTTCAAGCGCCTGATTGACAAATTTCGCTTGCTCATGTCGAATG AGGCGGACCAGGGCGAGGAATACGCAGAGATCCTCAACGCAGCCAACAAGCAGGATCAACGCATGTGCACTCTGTTCAGGACCTGTTTTCTTCTCGCCTGGGCCTTGAATAGTGTACTGCCCTTTGTGAGGATGGGTTTCAGCTATTGGCAGTCAGGTCATGCAGAGCCCGAGCTGCCCTTTCCCTGTCT TTTTCCCTGGAACATCCACATCATCCGCAACTATGTGTTGAGCTTTGTGTGGAGCGCTTTCGCCTCGACAGGAGTGGTTTTACCTGCTGTCAGCTTGGACACCATATTCTGTTCGTTCACCAGCAACCTGTGCGCCTTCTTCAAGATCGCCCAGTACAAAGTGGTCAGGTTTAGGGGCGGCTCCCTCAAGGAGTCACAGGCCACGTTGAACAAAGTGTTTGCCCTGTACCAGACCAGCTTGGACATGTGCAGCGATCTGAATCAGTGTTACCAGCCGATCATCTGCGCCCAGTTCTTCATTTCATCTCTGCAACTCTGCATGCTGGGATACCTGTTCTCCATCACCTTTGCCCAGTCAGAGGGCGTCTACTACGCCTCCTTCATAGCCACCATCATCATTCAGGCCTACATATACTGCTACTGCGGGGAGAACCTGAAGACGGAGAGCGCCACCTTCGAGTGGGCCATCTACGACAGTCCCTGGCACGACAGCTTGGGTGCTGGTGGAGCCTCCACCTCGATCTGCCGATCGCTGCTGATCAGCATGATGCGGGCCCATCGGGGATTCCGCATCACGGGATACTTTTTCGAGGCCAACATGGAGGCCTTCTCATCG ATTGTCCGCACGGCGATGTCCTACATAACAATGCTGAGATCGTTCTCCTAA